In one window of Duganella dendranthematis DNA:
- a CDS encoding SMR family transporter — translation MNIATFSFIIVGVLLNAVAQLLLKAGARNVGEIHLTLSNLFSVGWRVATQLPIIGGLTCYVLSVVLWIIALSRVDVSVAYPMLSLGYVVTAVGAWYLFGEALSVQRLLAIFVILVGVAWLART, via the coding sequence ATGAATATTGCAACGTTTAGCTTCATCATCGTCGGCGTGCTGCTGAATGCAGTGGCACAACTGCTGCTCAAGGCCGGCGCCCGCAACGTCGGCGAAATCCACCTGACGCTGAGCAATCTGTTCAGTGTCGGCTGGCGCGTCGCCACCCAGTTGCCCATCATTGGCGGGCTTACTTGCTACGTGTTGTCGGTGGTGCTGTGGATTATTGCGCTGTCGCGCGTCGACGTTTCCGTCGCTTATCCGATGTTGTCTTTAGGCTATGTGGTCACCGCCGTCGGCGCCTGGTACCTGTTTGGCGAAGCGCTGTCGGTACAGCGCCTGCTTGCCATTTTCGTCATCCTGGTCGGGGTGGCGTGGCTGGCGCGCACCTGA